A single genomic interval of Astyanax mexicanus isolate ESR-SI-001 chromosome 4, AstMex3_surface, whole genome shotgun sequence harbors:
- the LOC103033981 gene encoding gastrula zinc finger protein XlCGF7.1-like isoform X2 produces MEKSHLCLECGKSFDWPSHLQLHQRTHTGEKPYPCSDCGKSFNRLSNLHLHQRIHTGEKPYHCLDCGKSFTVKDHLKTHQRIHTGEKPFPCSDCGKSFTRQSHLKIHQRIHTRIKPYPCSECGKTFNTPTSLQTHQRIHTGEKPYYCSECGKNFNELSTLKKHQRIHTGEKPHHCSDCGKSFTQQGHLKKHKSTQHERNCITAAQS; encoded by the coding sequence ATGGAAAAAAGTCATCTCTGTTtagaatgtgggaagagttttgatTGGCCGAGTCATCTCCAACTACACCAACGTActcatacaggagagaaaccgtatccctgctcagactgtgggaagagttttaacaGGCTGAGTAATCTCCatctacaccagcgcattcacactggagagaaaccgtatcactgtttagactgtgggaagagttttactgtaaAGGATCATCTCAAAacgcaccagcgcattcacactggagagaaaccgtttccctgctcagactgtgggaagagttttactcgacagagtcatctcaaaatacaccagcgcattcacacaagaATTAAACCGTATccctgctcagaatgtgggaagacTTTTAACACACCGACTAGTCtccaaacacaccagcgcattcacacaggggagaaaccgtattactgttcagagtgtgggaagaattttaacgAACTGAGTACTCTTAAaaagcaccagcgcattcacactggggagaaaccacatcactgctcagactgtggaaaaagttttactcaacagggtCATCTGAAAAAACACAAGAGCACTCAGCATGAGAGAAACTGTATTACTGCTGCTCAGAGTTAA